Proteins found in one Lycium ferocissimum isolate CSIRO_LF1 chromosome 6, AGI_CSIRO_Lferr_CH_V1, whole genome shotgun sequence genomic segment:
- the LOC132060342 gene encoding glucan endo-1,3-beta-glucosidase 6 → MNNQPFLHLTCLLSFKKMALKKTLLFFLSVLLVRVVESDIGVNWGTISLHKMSPSTVVDLLKENKIQKVKLFDADQDVMKGLMGSGLEVMVGIPNDMLALISSSTNAADLWVAQNVSRYMVKGGVNIKYVAVGNEPFLTSYSGQYQSYVVPAMTNLQQSLAKANLARNVKLVVPCNADAYESSLPSQGTFRPELTQIITQMVSLLNSNGSPFVVNIYPFLSLYGNSDFPQDYAFFEGTTHAVTDGSNVYYNAFDGNLDTLIAALAKIGYGQMPIVIGEIGWPTDGAVGANVTAARVFNQGLVKHVLSNKGTPLRPGVPPMDVYLFSLLDEGAKSVLPGNFERHWGIFSFDGQSKYSLNLGNGLLKNAKDVQYLPYRWCVANPTKNLAEVTNHVKLACTYADCTTLNYGGSCNGIGAKGNISYAFNSYYQLQKQNPRSCDFDGLGMVTFLNPSIGECRFLVGVNDHAASDHHAASSGFRLQNIWISVLLIIIIWDAWLFLM, encoded by the exons ATGAACAATCAACCATTTTTGCATCTTACCTGTTTATtaagtttcaagaaaatggcTTTAAAAAAGACCCTTTTGTTCTTTCTATCTGTTTTGTTAGTGAGGGTAGTGGAATCTGATATTGGAGTTAATTGGGGTACAATTTCTTTACACAAAATGTCACCTTCAACTGTAGTTGATCTTctaaaagaaaacaagattcAGAAAGTTAAGTTATTTGATGCTGACCAAGATGTAATGAAAGGTTTAATGGGAAGTGGACTTGAAGTTATGGTTGGAATACCAAATGATATGTTGGCACTTATTAGTTCTTCTACTAATGCTGCTGATTTGTGGGTTGCTCAAAATGTTTCAAGATATATGGTTAAAGGAGGTGTTAATATCAA GTACGTTGCAGTTGGCAATGAGCCTTTTCTTACAAGTTATTCCGGTCAGTACCAATCATACGTCGTCCCAGCTATGACGAATTTGCAACAGTCTTTAGCTAAAGCAAATCTTGCTAGGAACGTAAAGCTCGTAGTCCCATGCAATGCCGATGCCTACGAATCTTCCCTTCCATCACAAGGAACCTTCCGACCCGAATTGACTCAGATCATAACCCAGATGGTTTCACTTCTCAACTCTAACGGTTCACCATTTGTGGTAAATATCTATCCATTCCTCAGCCTATACGGAAACTCAGACTTCCCTCAAGATTATGCTTTTTTTGAAGGGACTACACATGCTGTGACCGATGGGTCTAACGTCTACTATAATGCGTTCGATGGAAATTTGGACACGTTAATAGCCGCCCTCGCAAAAATCGGATACGGTCAGATGCCTATAGTTATAGGAGAGATCGGCTGGCCTACCGACGGAGCAGTTGGTGCCAATGTTACGGCTGCACGGGTCTTTAACCAAGGGCTCGTGAAACATGTTTTGAGCAACAAAGGAACTCCACTTAGGCCCGGGGTTCCTCCGATGGATGTTTATCTTTTCAGTCTTCTAGACGAAGGTGCGAAAAGCGTGCTCCCGGGTAACTTTGAGAGGCACTGGGGGATCTTCTCTTTCGATGGCCAGTCGAAATATTCATTGAACCTCGGAAATGGTCTGTTAAAGAATGCAAAGGACGTTCAATATCTCCCATACAGGTGGTGTGTCGCGAACCCCACCAAAAATCTTGCTGAAGTAACGAACCATGTTAAACTTGCTTGTACTTATGCGGATTGCACGACACTCAATTATGGAGGATCGTGTAACGGGATTGGAGCGAAAGGTAATATATCGTATGCATTCAACAGTTATTATCAACTGCAAAAGCAGAATCCGCGGAGCTGTGATTTTGATGGGCTCGGGATGGTTACGTTCTTGAATCCTTCAATCGGAGAGTGCAGATTTCTTGTTGGGGTTAATGATCATGCTGCTAGTGATCATCATGCTGCTTCATCAGGTTTTAGGTTACAGAACATTTGGATATCAGTGttattgattattattatttgggaTGCTTGGTTATTCTTGATGTGA
- the LOC132060343 gene encoding DNA-directed RNA polymerases IV and V subunit 4-like, with translation MADKGKGFSMPNAGKSPASKGKDDSFAKSKRGRRVQFDSEGSLDTNSTKSNGKADIPSFKGDSGKGGKGEKAGSGSKSQKAKDPGPVELRVEQELPDKTTCLMDCEAAAILQRCQEQMVILSEDPTIKLPASFDRGLTYAQRNKLYDDPQAVKQILKPLKAYGVSDGELCMIANFHVESVDEIFALVPSFKTKKSKLRVPLENVLAKLVKLRRGA, from the exons ATGGCTGACAAAGGAAAAGGGTTTTCTATGCCAAATGCTGGAAAATCTCCTG CATCCAAAGGGAAGGATGATAGCTTTGCGAAGTCAAAAAGAGGAAGGAGAGTTCAGTTTGATTCTGAAG GATCACTTGATACCAATTCCACAAAATCAAATGGAAAAGCTGATATACCATCTTTCAAAG GTGATTCCGGCAAAGGCGGGAAAGGAGAGAAAGCTGGCAGTGGTAGTAAAAGTCAAAAAGCAAAAGATCCTGGTCCTGTTGAGCTCAGAGTTGAACAAG AACTTCCGGACAAAACAACATGCCTGATGGACTGTGAAGCTGCTGCTATCTTGCAAAGATGCCAAGAGCAGATGGTGATATTGTCTGAAGATCCAACTATAAAACTACCTGC TTCATTTGACAGGGGATTGACATATGCACAAAGGAACAAGCTTTACGATGATCCCCAGGCTGTCAAACAAATACTCAA GCCTCTAAAAGCGTATGGCGTTTCTGATGGGGAG CTCTGCATGATTGCCAACTTTCACGTGGAATCTGTTGATGAAATATTTGCTCTTGTTCCCTCGTTTAAG ACTAAGAAGAGCAAGCTGAGAGTTCCCCTTGAGAATGTCTTGGCTAAACTAGTCAAACTTAGAAGGGGAGCATAA
- the LOC132060344 gene encoding protein phosphatase 1 regulatory inhibitor subunit PPP1R8 homolog, translating to MYGRTGLDRFKKAQSLEPFQVSANSAAKPALQPTSKAVAHQQTQYVNPQPALQKSVAADAAASTVSTHHVTHGGGQSTWQPPDWAIEPRPGVYYLEVIKDGEVLDRINLDKRRHIFGRQFHTCDFVLDHQSVSRQHAAVIPHKNGSIYVIDLGSAHGTFVANERLTKDSPVELEAGQSLKFAASTRTYILRKNNDALFPSPRQPAEIDLPPPPDPSDEEAVLAYNTFLNRYGLTSPDSVSKSAVSSERPTKRIRRTSVSFRDQVGGELVEVVGISDGVDVETEPGPVGVKEGSLVGKYESLVEITVIPKGKEQSSVKDVNFSQTGVTDKLKQVLNKVKNPPKGGIYDDLYGESGPGKVGSWAYSGSGNASSTNDAEGSSPGSLSRISGSISSNVDDDTDDLFG from the exons ATGTATGGTAGAACAGGGCTTGATCGATTCAAGAAAGCTCAATCATTGGAGCCATTTCAAGTGTCTGCAAATTCAGCTGCTAAACCGGCATTGCAGCCTACCTCAAAGGCGGTTGCTCATCAACAAACTCAATATGTAAATCCACAACCTGCTTTACAGAAATCCGTGGCAGCAGATGCAGCCGCTTCTACAGTGTCAACTCATCATGTAACTCACGGTGGGGGACAATCAACTTGGCAGCCTCCTGATTGGGCTATTGAGCCACGGCCAGGCGTTTATTATCTTGAGGTGATTAAGGATGGGGAGGTACTTGATCGAATTAATTTGGATAAGCGAAGGCATATTTTTGGACGACAGTTTCATACTTGTGATTTTGTCCTTGATCATCAGTCAGTCTCACGCCAGCACGCTGCTGTGATTCCACACAAAAATGGAAG CATTTACGTGATTGATTTAGGATCTGCACATGGAACATTTGTTGCAAACGAGAGGCTGACAAAGGATTCCCCTGTTGAGCTCGAGGCCGGACAATCTCTGAAGTTTGCTGCATCAACAAGAACTTACATCTTGAGAAAAAACAACGATGCTCTCTTCCCCTCTCCACGACAACCTGCAGAAATAGATTTACCGCCACCTCCGGATCCTTCAGATGAGGAagctgttttggcttataacaCCTTTTTAAACCGATATGGGCTTACAAGCCCTGATTCAGTGTCAAAATCAGCAGTATCATCTGAGAGACCGACTAAAAGAATTAGGAGAACAAGTGTGTCGTTTAGAGATCAGGTTGGGGGAGAGTTAGTTGAAGTAGTTGGTATTTCTGATGGAGTAGATGTGGAGACGGAACCCGGTCCAGTTGGTGTGAAAGAAGGAAGTCTTGTCGGGAAATATGAGTCCCTTGTAGAAATTACGGTGATACCCAAAGGAAAAGAACAGTCCTCCGTAAAAGATGTCAACTTTTCCCAAACAGGTGTAACAGACAAACTTAAACAGGTATTGAACAAGGTGAAAAATCCTCCAAAGGGTGGGATTTATGACGATCTTTATGGCGAATCAGGTCCTGGTAAAGTGGGTTCTTGGGCATATTCTGGTTCCGGTAATGCTTCTTCTACTAACGATGCTGAAGGAAGCTCCCCCGGTTCTTTAAGCAGAATATCTGGAAGTATCTCGAGCAATGTGGACGACGATACTGATGATTTGTTCGGATAA